From the genome of Lineus longissimus chromosome 8, tnLinLong1.2, whole genome shotgun sequence, one region includes:
- the LOC135492216 gene encoding deubiquitinating protein VCPIP1-like isoform X1 — translation MASGASESKEKYRVLSGCCPDEKCKTKLFFPGWEPSIECTNCGQRHEQKNLHNVEKVTNQEVALHNMLKNVLLGNSKPKKGTDTIKVLGLSNYHCKLLSPLLSKYGMDKTSGKAKLLKDMGQGEQFDCGVLCDRAFHLDQEHLDVNGFGRDQTSMEYLAETLEAMSQVNENEDRLIPIHADGDGHCLVHAISRSLVGRELFWYPLRDNLLAHFEERFSEYSEHFKDFIDTEEWKTIIAECDTAFIPPDGEALGLRNIHILGLANVLRRPIILLDSLSGLQSSGDYSGVFLPAMIPREKCIGKDGHLNKPLCIAWSSSGRNHYIPLVGLKGKPQPRVPRWMIPQAWGLPNELVNQYIEFDALDACVIGGDKVLQDRYIQRLCKAMEEVFVERHAVHPSLVADVHQYVYKSTGIVGVRPEEVLETSQKAVQEGRLYRCLLCDAISELTIDPEWLQSGGMLYNLLASESDSHGKLKSHKTYSVPSHGLVCKYEPEKDCLIPDLSACELTKCNWCHGGQMRRVNPDGSPCYINGDRTSNRAGKTRCQCGFKHYWDGKEYDNLPEVFPISLEWTGKVIVEKVVWWQYETDTSLNSNVFEVAQELVQKHFPGEFGSERLVQKVVDTILQQTALKPEMSESACSNLGPDPMDTGWRDDTASKIILTGHAHKSIHKEQLTMSETEKEIRQKVTQNAAQQQKRKSMELSRMQEKASQFPQKKPQSGSDGQSPSDSPLSSPRTPPLTSPRTPTEKKIRLQTSDGRTMMISLDMALTYHTLQERIASELNIPLDKQKIRHGFPPKELAPPSEGKENEPLVLQHGDKLAVEILPGEKPLQPTKTEEKKEKVPQPKSEVDRPTFWPQPPSPPRQSWGLFEQDAHSNTAEDMLRELNQNRSNGDSLDKSIATLALMATLTGRDFWGYVQSMPHLFSIGGLFYKQVDRDIGLTDGKHCTLPCLPGKVFRYTRREDRLELCLEPHGHFPIEPGIEHKVLNENTISKLGHKLTPGEDGNAGASGTAHRPFSGQGHALSCGDKMPKDYKPANAHKARSVKSGTFSADLPAAIEEEFEEGSDGLVTDKAKTEVDLDAHLDKKTTRNKQPGLKRIGPGMSVLDQESGNAVNHQVEFMRARAMSIEAAIAEEEEEEDMTTQGLPSDMELGEEMDTVLPPSPSDRN, via the exons GTTGCACTACATAACATGTTGAAAAATGTCCTGTTGGGCAACAGCAAACCAAAAAAAGGGACGGATACCATCAAAGTGCTTGGTTTATCTAACTATCACTGTAAACTTTTATCACCGTTATTGAGTAAGTATGGGATGGATAAGACAAGTGGGAAGGCTAAGCTACTCAAAGACATGGGACAGGGAGAACAGTTTGACTGTGGGGTGCTCTGTGATCGCGCATTCCACCTCGATCAAGAACACCTTGATGTGAATGGATTTGGCCGAGATCAGACAAGTATGGAATACTTGGCAGAGACTTTGGAGGCAATGAGTCAAGTTAATGAAAACGAAGACAGGTTGATTCCTATTCATGCTGACGGCGATGGTCACTGTTTAGTTCATGCTATTTCACGATCATTAGTCGGACGAGAACTTTTCTGGTATCCGCTACGTGACAATTTACTCGCTCATTTCGAAGAGCGTTTTTCAGAATATTCAGAACATTTCAAGGACTTTATCGACACAGAGGAGTGGAAGACTATTATTGCAGAGTGTGATACAGCATTCATTCCTCCCGATGGAGAGGCACTGGGATTGCGTAATATTCACATTCTTGGACTTGCAAATGTTTTGCGGAGACCAATTATCTTGCTGGATTCATTGTCTGGATTACAGAGTTCAGGAGATTATTCTG GTGTCTTTCTGCCCGCTATGATCCCAAGGGAAAAGTGCATCGGTAAAGATGGTCATCTTAACAAGCCGCTTTGTATCGCATGGAGTAGTTCTGGACGTAATCACTACATACCATTAGTGGGTCTCAAAG GTAAACCACAGCCACGAGTCCCCCGTTGGATGATACCACAGGCCTGGGGTCTACCAAATGAGCTCGTCAATCAGTATATTGAGTTTGATGCACTCGACGCTTGTGTGATTGGTGGCGATAAGGTTCTACAG GATAGGTATATCCAGCGTTTATGCAAAGCTATGGAGGAAGTGTTTGTTGAGAGGCATGCAGTTCATCCATCGTTAGTGGCTGACGTTCATCAGTATGTCTACAAGAGTACGGGCATTGTTGGTGTCCGCCCCGAGGAGGTCCTAGAGACAAGCCAGAAAGCGGTACAGGAGGGTCGCTTGTATCGTTGCCTTCTGTGTGATGCCATATCCGAGTTGACCATCGATCCAGAATGGCTACAGAGCGGTGGAATGTTGTATAACCTGCTGGCATCTGAAAGTGATAGTCATGGCAAGCTGAAGTCGCATAAAACCTATTCAGTACCAAGTCATG GTTTGGTTTGTAAATATGAGCCAGAGAAGGACTGCCTCATCCCTGACCTATCAGCTTGTGAATTGACAAAATGTAATTGGTGTCATGG TGGCCAGATGAGGCGTGTGAACCCAGATGGCAGTCCGTGCTATATTAATGGTGACCGAACGTCCAACAGGGCTGGCAAGACACGCTGTCAGTGTGGTTTCAAACACTACTGGGATGGCAAGGAATACGATAATTTACCTGAAGT CTTTCCTATAAGTCTTGAGTGGACTGGTAAGGTGATCGTGGAGAAGGTCGTCTGGTGGCAGTATGAGACAGATACGAGCTTGAACAGCAACGTCTTTGAGGTGGCACAGGAGCTAGTACAGAAACATTTTCCTG GGGAGTTTGGCAGTGAACGTCTTGTGCAGAAAGTTGTTGACACAATATTACAACAGACGGCACTAAAGCCAGAGATGTCAGAATCAGCTTGCTCCAATCTGGGACCAGATCCCATGGATACAGGATGGAGGGATGATACTGCTTCAAAAATCATTCTGACCGGCCATGCT CATAAAAGTATACACAAAGAACAATTGACGATGAGCGAGACAGAAAAGGAAATACGGCAGAAAGTTACCCAGAATGCCGCTCAGcaacagaaacgaaaatcaatggAGTTATCGCGAATGCAAGAGAAGGCATCTCAGTTTCCCCAGAAGAAACCGCAGTCTGGTTCAGACGGTCAGTCGCCATCCGACTCTCCACTGTCATCACCAAGAACGCCGCCATTGACGTCACCACGGACACCGACCGAGAAGAAGATCAGGCTTCAGACATCAGACGGACGAACG ATGATGATCAGTTTGGATATGGCATTAACATACCACACCCTTCAAGAGAGGATTGCAAGTGAACTAAACATTCCGCTTGATAAGCAGAAAATACGTCATGGTTTTCCACCAAAAGAACTAGCGCCCCCTAGTGAAGGGAAGGAGAATGAACCCCTGGTGTTACAGCATGGCGATAAGTTAGCAGTGGAGATCCTGCCCGGTGAAAAGCCTCTACAGCCGACAAAAACAgaggagaagaaagaaaaagtCCCGCAACCAAAATCTGAAG TAGATCGTCCAACCTTCTGGCCACAACCTCCCTCTCCGCCACGTCAGTCATGGGGCTTATTTGAACAAGACGCGCACAGCAACACTGCAGAGGATATGCTCAGGGAATTGAATCAGAATCGTAGTA ATGGGGACAGCCTTGACAAGTCGATAGCCACTCTGGCTCTGATGGCCACGCTGACAGGCCGTGATTTCTGGGGCTATGTCCAGAGTATGCCTCACCTCTTCTCTATCGGCGGTCTTTTCTACAAGCAAGTCGATAGGGATATTGGTTTGACTGACGGGAAACACTGCACTTTGCCATGCTTGCCAGGAAAG GTGTTTAGATATACCAGAAGAGAAGACCGTCTGGAACTCTGCCTGGAACCACATGGACATTTTCCTATTGAACCAGGAATTGAGCATAAAGTATTGAACGAAAACACAATATCTAAATTAGGGCATAAACTGACGCCAGGGGAGGATGGGAATGCTGGTGCGAGTGGAACGGCACATCGACCTTTCTCCGGTCAAGGTCATGCGTTGTCATGCGGAGATAAAATGCCAAAGGACTATAAACCAGCAAATGCACATAAGGCACGCTCTGTGAAAAGTGGCACGTTTTCAGCGGACCTGCCTGCGGCAATCGAGGAGGAGTTTGAAGAAGGTTCTGACGGACTCGTTACCGATAAGGCGAAAACTGAGGTTGACTTGGATGCTCACCTCGATAAAAAGACAACCAGGAACAAACAGCCGGGATTGAAACGAATTGGCCCCGGCATGTCGGTGCTGGACCAGGAGAGTGGTAATGCCGTCAACCACCAGGTGGAGTTCATGAGGGCGAGAGCTATGAGTATTGAAGCGGCTATtgctgaggaggaggaggaggaggatatGACAACCCAG GGCTTACCCTCAGATATGGAACTCGGCGAGGAGATGGATACGGTGCTGCCCCCCAGTCCATCAGATAGAAACTGA
- the LOC135492216 gene encoding deubiquitinating protein VCPIP1-like isoform X3, with protein sequence MASGASESKEKYRVLSGCCPDEKCKTKLFFPGWEPSIECTNCGQRHEQKNLHNVEKVTNQEVALHNMLKNVLLGNSKPKKGTDTIKVLGLSNYHCKLLSPLLSKYGMDKTSGKAKLLKDMGQGEQFDCGVLCDRAFHLDQEHLDVNGFGRDQTSMEYLAETLEAMSQVNENEDRLIPIHADGDGHCLVHAISRSLVGRELFWYPLRDNLLAHFEERFSEYSEHFKDFIDTEEWKTIIAECDTAFIPPDGEALGLRNIHILGLANVLRRPIILLDSLSGLQSSGDYSGVFLPAMIPREKCIGKDGHLNKPLCIAWSSSGRNHYIPLVGLKGKPQPRVPRWMIPQAWGLPNELVNQYIEFDALDACVIGGDKVLQDRYIQRLCKAMEEVFVERHAVHPSLVADVHQYVYKSTGIVGVRPEEVLETSQKAVQEGRLYRCLLCDAISELTIDPEWLQSGGMLYNLLASESDSHGKLKSHKTYSVPSHGLVCKYEPEKDCLIPDLSACELTKCNWCHGGQMRRVNPDGSPCYINGDRTSNRAGKTRCQCGFKHYWDGKEYDNLPEVFPISLEWTGKVIVEKVVWWQYETDTSLNSNVFEVAQELVQKHFPGEFGSERLVQKVVDTILQQTALKPEMSESACSNLGPDPMDTGWRDDTASKIILTGHAHKSIHKEQLTMSETEKEIRQKVTQNAAQQQKRKSMELSRMQEKASQFPQKKPQSGSDGQSPSDSPLSSPRTPPLTSPRTPTEKKIRLQTSDGRTMMISLDMALTYHTLQERIASELNIPLDKQKIRHGFPPKELAPPSEGKENEPLVLQHGDKLAVEILPGEKPLQPTKTEEKKEKVPQPKSEDGDSLDKSIATLALMATLTGRDFWGYVQSMPHLFSIGGLFYKQVDRDIGLTDGKHCTLPCLPGKVFRYTRREDRLELCLEPHGHFPIEPGIEHKVLNENTISKLGHKLTPGEDGNAGASGTAHRPFSGQGHALSCGDKMPKDYKPANAHKARSVKSGTFSADLPAAIEEEFEEGSDGLVTDKAKTEVDLDAHLDKKTTRNKQPGLKRIGPGMSVLDQESGNAVNHQVEFMRARAMSIEAAIAEEEEEEDMTTQGLPSDMELGEEMDTVLPPSPSDRN encoded by the exons GTTGCACTACATAACATGTTGAAAAATGTCCTGTTGGGCAACAGCAAACCAAAAAAAGGGACGGATACCATCAAAGTGCTTGGTTTATCTAACTATCACTGTAAACTTTTATCACCGTTATTGAGTAAGTATGGGATGGATAAGACAAGTGGGAAGGCTAAGCTACTCAAAGACATGGGACAGGGAGAACAGTTTGACTGTGGGGTGCTCTGTGATCGCGCATTCCACCTCGATCAAGAACACCTTGATGTGAATGGATTTGGCCGAGATCAGACAAGTATGGAATACTTGGCAGAGACTTTGGAGGCAATGAGTCAAGTTAATGAAAACGAAGACAGGTTGATTCCTATTCATGCTGACGGCGATGGTCACTGTTTAGTTCATGCTATTTCACGATCATTAGTCGGACGAGAACTTTTCTGGTATCCGCTACGTGACAATTTACTCGCTCATTTCGAAGAGCGTTTTTCAGAATATTCAGAACATTTCAAGGACTTTATCGACACAGAGGAGTGGAAGACTATTATTGCAGAGTGTGATACAGCATTCATTCCTCCCGATGGAGAGGCACTGGGATTGCGTAATATTCACATTCTTGGACTTGCAAATGTTTTGCGGAGACCAATTATCTTGCTGGATTCATTGTCTGGATTACAGAGTTCAGGAGATTATTCTG GTGTCTTTCTGCCCGCTATGATCCCAAGGGAAAAGTGCATCGGTAAAGATGGTCATCTTAACAAGCCGCTTTGTATCGCATGGAGTAGTTCTGGACGTAATCACTACATACCATTAGTGGGTCTCAAAG GTAAACCACAGCCACGAGTCCCCCGTTGGATGATACCACAGGCCTGGGGTCTACCAAATGAGCTCGTCAATCAGTATATTGAGTTTGATGCACTCGACGCTTGTGTGATTGGTGGCGATAAGGTTCTACAG GATAGGTATATCCAGCGTTTATGCAAAGCTATGGAGGAAGTGTTTGTTGAGAGGCATGCAGTTCATCCATCGTTAGTGGCTGACGTTCATCAGTATGTCTACAAGAGTACGGGCATTGTTGGTGTCCGCCCCGAGGAGGTCCTAGAGACAAGCCAGAAAGCGGTACAGGAGGGTCGCTTGTATCGTTGCCTTCTGTGTGATGCCATATCCGAGTTGACCATCGATCCAGAATGGCTACAGAGCGGTGGAATGTTGTATAACCTGCTGGCATCTGAAAGTGATAGTCATGGCAAGCTGAAGTCGCATAAAACCTATTCAGTACCAAGTCATG GTTTGGTTTGTAAATATGAGCCAGAGAAGGACTGCCTCATCCCTGACCTATCAGCTTGTGAATTGACAAAATGTAATTGGTGTCATGG TGGCCAGATGAGGCGTGTGAACCCAGATGGCAGTCCGTGCTATATTAATGGTGACCGAACGTCCAACAGGGCTGGCAAGACACGCTGTCAGTGTGGTTTCAAACACTACTGGGATGGCAAGGAATACGATAATTTACCTGAAGT CTTTCCTATAAGTCTTGAGTGGACTGGTAAGGTGATCGTGGAGAAGGTCGTCTGGTGGCAGTATGAGACAGATACGAGCTTGAACAGCAACGTCTTTGAGGTGGCACAGGAGCTAGTACAGAAACATTTTCCTG GGGAGTTTGGCAGTGAACGTCTTGTGCAGAAAGTTGTTGACACAATATTACAACAGACGGCACTAAAGCCAGAGATGTCAGAATCAGCTTGCTCCAATCTGGGACCAGATCCCATGGATACAGGATGGAGGGATGATACTGCTTCAAAAATCATTCTGACCGGCCATGCT CATAAAAGTATACACAAAGAACAATTGACGATGAGCGAGACAGAAAAGGAAATACGGCAGAAAGTTACCCAGAATGCCGCTCAGcaacagaaacgaaaatcaatggAGTTATCGCGAATGCAAGAGAAGGCATCTCAGTTTCCCCAGAAGAAACCGCAGTCTGGTTCAGACGGTCAGTCGCCATCCGACTCTCCACTGTCATCACCAAGAACGCCGCCATTGACGTCACCACGGACACCGACCGAGAAGAAGATCAGGCTTCAGACATCAGACGGACGAACG ATGATGATCAGTTTGGATATGGCATTAACATACCACACCCTTCAAGAGAGGATTGCAAGTGAACTAAACATTCCGCTTGATAAGCAGAAAATACGTCATGGTTTTCCACCAAAAGAACTAGCGCCCCCTAGTGAAGGGAAGGAGAATGAACCCCTGGTGTTACAGCATGGCGATAAGTTAGCAGTGGAGATCCTGCCCGGTGAAAAGCCTCTACAGCCGACAAAAACAgaggagaagaaagaaaaagtCCCGCAACCAAAATCTGAAG ATGGGGACAGCCTTGACAAGTCGATAGCCACTCTGGCTCTGATGGCCACGCTGACAGGCCGTGATTTCTGGGGCTATGTCCAGAGTATGCCTCACCTCTTCTCTATCGGCGGTCTTTTCTACAAGCAAGTCGATAGGGATATTGGTTTGACTGACGGGAAACACTGCACTTTGCCATGCTTGCCAGGAAAG GTGTTTAGATATACCAGAAGAGAAGACCGTCTGGAACTCTGCCTGGAACCACATGGACATTTTCCTATTGAACCAGGAATTGAGCATAAAGTATTGAACGAAAACACAATATCTAAATTAGGGCATAAACTGACGCCAGGGGAGGATGGGAATGCTGGTGCGAGTGGAACGGCACATCGACCTTTCTCCGGTCAAGGTCATGCGTTGTCATGCGGAGATAAAATGCCAAAGGACTATAAACCAGCAAATGCACATAAGGCACGCTCTGTGAAAAGTGGCACGTTTTCAGCGGACCTGCCTGCGGCAATCGAGGAGGAGTTTGAAGAAGGTTCTGACGGACTCGTTACCGATAAGGCGAAAACTGAGGTTGACTTGGATGCTCACCTCGATAAAAAGACAACCAGGAACAAACAGCCGGGATTGAAACGAATTGGCCCCGGCATGTCGGTGCTGGACCAGGAGAGTGGTAATGCCGTCAACCACCAGGTGGAGTTCATGAGGGCGAGAGCTATGAGTATTGAAGCGGCTATtgctgaggaggaggaggaggaggatatGACAACCCAG GGCTTACCCTCAGATATGGAACTCGGCGAGGAGATGGATACGGTGCTGCCCCCCAGTCCATCAGATAGAAACTGA
- the LOC135492216 gene encoding deubiquitinating protein VCPIP1-like isoform X2 produces MASGASESKEKYRVLSGCCPDEKCKTKLFFPGWEPSIECTNCGQRHEQKNLHNVEKVTNQEVALHNMLKNVLLGNSKPKKGTDTIKVLGLSNYHCKLLSPLLSKYGMDKTSGKAKLLKDMGQGEQFDCGVLCDRAFHLDQEHLDVNGFGRDQTSMEYLAETLEAMSQVNENEDRLIPIHADGDGHCLVHAISRSLVGRELFWYPLRDNLLAHFEERFSEYSEHFKDFIDTEEWKTIIAECDTAFIPPDGEALGLRNIHILGLANVLRRPIILLDSLSGLQSSGDYSGVFLPAMIPREKCIGKDGHLNKPLCIAWSSSGRNHYIPLVGLKGKPQPRVPRWMIPQAWGLPNELVNQYIEFDALDACVIGGDKVLQDRYIQRLCKAMEEVFVERHAVHPSLVADVHQYVYKSTGIVGVRPEEVLETSQKAVQEGRLYRCLLCDAISELTIDPEWLQSGGMLYNLLASESDSHGKLKSHKTYSVPSHGLVCKYEPEKDCLIPDLSACELTKCNWCHGGQMRRVNPDGSPCYINGDRTSNRAGKTRCQCGFKHYWDGKEYDNLPEVFPISLEWTGKVIVEKVVWWQYETDTSLNSNVFEVAQELVQKHFPGEFGSERLVQKVVDTILQQTALKPEMSESACSNLGPDPMDTGWRDDTASKIILTGHAHKSIHKEQLTMSETEKEIRQKVTQNAAQQQKRKSMELSRMQEKASQFPQKKPQSGSDGQSPSDSPLSSPRTPPLTSPRTPTEKKIRLQTSDGRTMMISLDMALTYHTLQERIASELNIPLDKQKIRHGFPPKELAPPSEGKENEPLVLQHGDKLAVEILPGEKPLQPTKTEEKKEKVPQPKSEDRPTFWPQPPSPPRQSWGLFEQDAHSNTAEDMLRELNQNRSNGDSLDKSIATLALMATLTGRDFWGYVQSMPHLFSIGGLFYKQVDRDIGLTDGKHCTLPCLPGKVFRYTRREDRLELCLEPHGHFPIEPGIEHKVLNENTISKLGHKLTPGEDGNAGASGTAHRPFSGQGHALSCGDKMPKDYKPANAHKARSVKSGTFSADLPAAIEEEFEEGSDGLVTDKAKTEVDLDAHLDKKTTRNKQPGLKRIGPGMSVLDQESGNAVNHQVEFMRARAMSIEAAIAEEEEEEDMTTQGLPSDMELGEEMDTVLPPSPSDRN; encoded by the exons GTTGCACTACATAACATGTTGAAAAATGTCCTGTTGGGCAACAGCAAACCAAAAAAAGGGACGGATACCATCAAAGTGCTTGGTTTATCTAACTATCACTGTAAACTTTTATCACCGTTATTGAGTAAGTATGGGATGGATAAGACAAGTGGGAAGGCTAAGCTACTCAAAGACATGGGACAGGGAGAACAGTTTGACTGTGGGGTGCTCTGTGATCGCGCATTCCACCTCGATCAAGAACACCTTGATGTGAATGGATTTGGCCGAGATCAGACAAGTATGGAATACTTGGCAGAGACTTTGGAGGCAATGAGTCAAGTTAATGAAAACGAAGACAGGTTGATTCCTATTCATGCTGACGGCGATGGTCACTGTTTAGTTCATGCTATTTCACGATCATTAGTCGGACGAGAACTTTTCTGGTATCCGCTACGTGACAATTTACTCGCTCATTTCGAAGAGCGTTTTTCAGAATATTCAGAACATTTCAAGGACTTTATCGACACAGAGGAGTGGAAGACTATTATTGCAGAGTGTGATACAGCATTCATTCCTCCCGATGGAGAGGCACTGGGATTGCGTAATATTCACATTCTTGGACTTGCAAATGTTTTGCGGAGACCAATTATCTTGCTGGATTCATTGTCTGGATTACAGAGTTCAGGAGATTATTCTG GTGTCTTTCTGCCCGCTATGATCCCAAGGGAAAAGTGCATCGGTAAAGATGGTCATCTTAACAAGCCGCTTTGTATCGCATGGAGTAGTTCTGGACGTAATCACTACATACCATTAGTGGGTCTCAAAG GTAAACCACAGCCACGAGTCCCCCGTTGGATGATACCACAGGCCTGGGGTCTACCAAATGAGCTCGTCAATCAGTATATTGAGTTTGATGCACTCGACGCTTGTGTGATTGGTGGCGATAAGGTTCTACAG GATAGGTATATCCAGCGTTTATGCAAAGCTATGGAGGAAGTGTTTGTTGAGAGGCATGCAGTTCATCCATCGTTAGTGGCTGACGTTCATCAGTATGTCTACAAGAGTACGGGCATTGTTGGTGTCCGCCCCGAGGAGGTCCTAGAGACAAGCCAGAAAGCGGTACAGGAGGGTCGCTTGTATCGTTGCCTTCTGTGTGATGCCATATCCGAGTTGACCATCGATCCAGAATGGCTACAGAGCGGTGGAATGTTGTATAACCTGCTGGCATCTGAAAGTGATAGTCATGGCAAGCTGAAGTCGCATAAAACCTATTCAGTACCAAGTCATG GTTTGGTTTGTAAATATGAGCCAGAGAAGGACTGCCTCATCCCTGACCTATCAGCTTGTGAATTGACAAAATGTAATTGGTGTCATGG TGGCCAGATGAGGCGTGTGAACCCAGATGGCAGTCCGTGCTATATTAATGGTGACCGAACGTCCAACAGGGCTGGCAAGACACGCTGTCAGTGTGGTTTCAAACACTACTGGGATGGCAAGGAATACGATAATTTACCTGAAGT CTTTCCTATAAGTCTTGAGTGGACTGGTAAGGTGATCGTGGAGAAGGTCGTCTGGTGGCAGTATGAGACAGATACGAGCTTGAACAGCAACGTCTTTGAGGTGGCACAGGAGCTAGTACAGAAACATTTTCCTG GGGAGTTTGGCAGTGAACGTCTTGTGCAGAAAGTTGTTGACACAATATTACAACAGACGGCACTAAAGCCAGAGATGTCAGAATCAGCTTGCTCCAATCTGGGACCAGATCCCATGGATACAGGATGGAGGGATGATACTGCTTCAAAAATCATTCTGACCGGCCATGCT CATAAAAGTATACACAAAGAACAATTGACGATGAGCGAGACAGAAAAGGAAATACGGCAGAAAGTTACCCAGAATGCCGCTCAGcaacagaaacgaaaatcaatggAGTTATCGCGAATGCAAGAGAAGGCATCTCAGTTTCCCCAGAAGAAACCGCAGTCTGGTTCAGACGGTCAGTCGCCATCCGACTCTCCACTGTCATCACCAAGAACGCCGCCATTGACGTCACCACGGACACCGACCGAGAAGAAGATCAGGCTTCAGACATCAGACGGACGAACG ATGATGATCAGTTTGGATATGGCATTAACATACCACACCCTTCAAGAGAGGATTGCAAGTGAACTAAACATTCCGCTTGATAAGCAGAAAATACGTCATGGTTTTCCACCAAAAGAACTAGCGCCCCCTAGTGAAGGGAAGGAGAATGAACCCCTGGTGTTACAGCATGGCGATAAGTTAGCAGTGGAGATCCTGCCCGGTGAAAAGCCTCTACAGCCGACAAAAACAgaggagaagaaagaaaaagtCCCGCAACCAAAATCTGAAG ATCGTCCAACCTTCTGGCCACAACCTCCCTCTCCGCCACGTCAGTCATGGGGCTTATTTGAACAAGACGCGCACAGCAACACTGCAGAGGATATGCTCAGGGAATTGAATCAGAATCGTAGTA ATGGGGACAGCCTTGACAAGTCGATAGCCACTCTGGCTCTGATGGCCACGCTGACAGGCCGTGATTTCTGGGGCTATGTCCAGAGTATGCCTCACCTCTTCTCTATCGGCGGTCTTTTCTACAAGCAAGTCGATAGGGATATTGGTTTGACTGACGGGAAACACTGCACTTTGCCATGCTTGCCAGGAAAG GTGTTTAGATATACCAGAAGAGAAGACCGTCTGGAACTCTGCCTGGAACCACATGGACATTTTCCTATTGAACCAGGAATTGAGCATAAAGTATTGAACGAAAACACAATATCTAAATTAGGGCATAAACTGACGCCAGGGGAGGATGGGAATGCTGGTGCGAGTGGAACGGCACATCGACCTTTCTCCGGTCAAGGTCATGCGTTGTCATGCGGAGATAAAATGCCAAAGGACTATAAACCAGCAAATGCACATAAGGCACGCTCTGTGAAAAGTGGCACGTTTTCAGCGGACCTGCCTGCGGCAATCGAGGAGGAGTTTGAAGAAGGTTCTGACGGACTCGTTACCGATAAGGCGAAAACTGAGGTTGACTTGGATGCTCACCTCGATAAAAAGACAACCAGGAACAAACAGCCGGGATTGAAACGAATTGGCCCCGGCATGTCGGTGCTGGACCAGGAGAGTGGTAATGCCGTCAACCACCAGGTGGAGTTCATGAGGGCGAGAGCTATGAGTATTGAAGCGGCTATtgctgaggaggaggaggaggaggatatGACAACCCAG GGCTTACCCTCAGATATGGAACTCGGCGAGGAGATGGATACGGTGCTGCCCCCCAGTCCATCAGATAGAAACTGA